Proteins from one Mus pahari chromosome 10, PAHARI_EIJ_v1.1, whole genome shotgun sequence genomic window:
- the LOC110328549 gene encoding C-C chemokine receptor 1-like protein 1 produces METPAVTEPSYNTVAKNDFMSGFLCFSINVRAFGITVLTPLYSLVFIIGVIGNVLVVLVLIQHKRLQNMTSIYLFNLAISDLVFLSTLPFWVDYIMKGDWVFGNAMCKFMSGFYYLGLYSDMFFITLLTIDRYLAVVHAVFALRARTVTFGIISSIITWVLAALVSIPCLYVFKSQMEFTYHTCRAVLPRKSLIRFLRFQALTMNILGLILPLLAMIICYTGIINVLHRRPNKKKAKAMRLIFVITLLFFLLLTPYYLAAFVSAFEDVLFTPSCLRSQQVDLSLMITEALAYTHCCVNPVIYVFVGERFRKYLWQLFRRHTAVSLPKWLPFLSVDRAQRVSATSPSTAEIEASADL; encoded by the coding sequence ATGGAGACTCCAGCTGTCACAGAGCCCTCCTACAACACAGTTGCCAAGAATGACTTCATGTCTGGATTCTTATGTTTCAGCATAAATGTGAGGGCATTTGGAATCACAGTGCTGACTCCCTTGTACTCCCTGGTGTTCATCATTGGTGTGATAGGCAATGTCTTGGTGGTTCTGGTCCTCATACAACACAAGAGGCTTCAAAACATGACCAGCATCTACCTGTTCAACCTGGCTATCTCTGATCTGGTCTTCCTCTCCACATTACCTTTCTGGGTTGACTATATCATGAAAGGAGACTGGGTTTTTGGTAATGCCATGTGTAAGTTTATGTCTGGATTTTATTACCTGGGCTTGTATAGTGACATGTTTTTCATCACCCTGCTTACAATTGATAGATACCTAGCTGTTGTCCATGCCGTGTTTGCCCTGAGAGCCCGGACTGTCACTTTTGGCATCATCAGTAGCATCATTACCTGGGTCCTGGCTGCCTTGGTTTCTATTCCTTGTCTCTATGTTTTCAAATCCCAGATGGAGTTCACTTACCATACTTGCAGAGCAGTTTTGCCCAGGAAGAGCCTGATACGTTTTTTAAGGTTTCAGGCTCTAACAATGAACATCCTTGGGTTAATTTTGCCTCTGTTGGCCATGATTATTTGCTACACAGGGATCATCAATGTTCTACACAGAAGACCCAATAAGAAGAAGGCCAAAGCCATGCGCCTGATTTTTGTTATTacacttctcttcttcctcctcttgacCCCTTATTATCTGGCtgcctttgtttctgcttttgaagATGTCCTATTCACCCCCAGTTGTTTGAGAAGCCAACAGGTGGACCTGTCCTTGATGATAACTGAAGCACTTGCCTACACCCACTGCTGTGTCAACCCAGTCATTTATGTCTTTGTGGGTGAACGGTTCCGGAAGTACCTCTGGCAGTTGTTTCGGAGGCATACAGCTGTATCCCTGCCAAAATGGCTGCCCTTCCTCTCGGTGGACAGAGCACAGAGGGTCAGTGCCACGTCTCCATCCACAGCGGAAATTGAGGCCTCTGCCGACTTATAA